CCTGCTtggaaagaagtttcttctacGCACAGATCACAACAGCCTCACCTGGTTGTTCCGGTTCAAACACCCTGAGGGACAGCTTGCTCGCTGGCTGGAAGAGCTGTGTCAGTATGATTTTGACATTGAGCACAGAGCTGGAAAACATAATTCAAATGCTGATGCGATGTCAAGATGTGGTGGCGAGCTCTCCAATATATGCAACTGCTATCAGGCAGGGAAGAGTGTTTCAAATCTGCCATGTGGAGGATGTAAACATTGCCAAAAGCTGCATGACCACTGGGAGAGGTTTGAAGAAGATGTGGACGATGTGGTTCCACTTGCAGTAAGGAGCATTGAGTGTGCAACAGAGGAACACGTTATCGACAACCCTGGTGCGGGTGATGAGAACAGGGCAGCTGCAGAGTTGTTTGAAACCCCACGTGTGAACTGGCTAGAAGCATTCTCAAAAGAAAAGCTAGCGCAAGACCAGAGAGCTGATCCTGATCTCTCCATCCTGCACAAGTGGAAAGAGGTGGGAGCCCTTCCAACAAAAGAGGATATTGTGCTGAAAAGTCCAGCAGTAAGAAAATACTGGCTGTGTTGGCCACAAGTTGAACTCCATCAAGGTGTTCTCTTTTATCGTTGGGAAAGGCCTGGAAGACTCAGTCCCTCCTTATTGCTGCTAGTACCTGCCTCAATGCAAACAGAAGTGCTACAAGCCTGCCATAATCCACCGCAATCTGGCCATTTGGGTGAGGGAAAGACCTTGGAGCGACTTCGTCAAAGTTTCCACTGGTATGGCATGGGTGGAGATGTACATTTGTACATTCAGAGGTGCAGACACTGCAATGCCTGCAAAGTTGCTGGGCCAATCAAGAGAGCCAAGCTTCAAAATTaccaagcaggggcgccaatggATCGGATCCACATTGATATACTGGGCCCATTTCCTGTATCCAGTTCAGGAAACAAGTACGTTCTAATCATCGTTGACCAGTTCACTCGATGGGTAGAAGCCTTTCCTGTGCCAGACCAAGGGGCAGAAACTACAGCTAAGACACTTGTCTATGAGTTCATCTCCAGGTTTGGTGCACCACTTGAACTGCACACAGACCAGGGTCGAAATTTTGAGAGTTCAttattcagaaatgtttgtaGTCTTTTGCAGATCACAAAAACGAGGACAACCCCTTACCATCCTGCCTCCAATGGGCAAGTTGAGAGGTTCAATCGAACGCTCCTACAGATGATTCGATGCTACGTGAACCAGAACCAGAAAAACTGGGATGAGCATCTTCCTCTCCTTACATCAGCGTACcgtagttcccagcatgcagtTACTGGATTTACACCAAATAGGCTCATGCTTGGAAGGGAAGTTTACCAACCTCAGGATCTATGGTCCGGCATGGCAGAGCAAAGGTCAGACAGTTTGGAAGTGCCAGATTTCCTGTATAACTTGGAAAAAGGATTGAGAGACGCACATGATGTTGCCCGGGAGCACCTCCAAACAGCACAACAACGGCAAAAGAAGGTCTATGATCTCAGGGCTCAGGAGAGGAAGTATGTTGTTGGAGATCTGGTGTATATGCGGGACAGTACTAAGAAAAAAGGACAGAGTCCAAAACTCCAGGCACCTTGGAAAGGCCCCTTAGTGATATCTGCCTGCTGTGGCCCAGTACTTTATGAGGTCCAGGGGTTACGACAAAAGAGAATCATGCATCACGATCGTCTCAAGCCCTATGACTGTGAAGTGATTCCAACGAAGGTCAGACGTCAAAGGAGTGAGATCCTGCAAAAGAGCAAGGGTACCCCTGACAACCCTATAATGCAAGAACCTCTACATGAGCCTGAACCACCTTCCTCTCAGGGTAGCAGTGAAACTGAATCCATTTCTTCTGACCCGGAACCCCAGGAGAACCAGGACAAGGAGAGAAAGCGGCAGCCAGCAGCTCGTCGACGCAGAAAAAAACTTGGAGTTGGACTGATGTCAGATATAGGAGAACAAGAGACAATCAAGAAAACACATAAAGGAAGAGAAATTCGGAAGCCGGCAAGATACAACAGTTAGTGTTTCACTATTGCTTACGCTGTTCATTATGTACAGTTTCTTAGTTCTTTGTTTGATTGTTATTGCTTTCTTTGTACTGAAGGGACTCAGTACTGCTAAAGGGGGGGGGGATAGTGTAGTAAAGGGAGAGCACGGTCCCTTTAAGCCTATTCACTATGTTTATTCTGTTCCTATTCCTATTGGCTGTTTAGTTACGTCAGTCAGAGAATGTGTGCTGAGTTACGGCGGTACAGGAAGTTTAGAGAGAGGTCGCTCGCATGCTCATCGCACGGTCGGGAAAGCTGCCGTTCTGTGCCGGAGCAAGAGCACCGATTAGTGAGAACAGTGACATACAGACTGTGTATTTATGCAGATTGTACTATTGGTGAGTGAACTGTGTAACTACGTTGTTCAAGAAGTTAAGTAAACTCTACGGAGAGTATCATCTTGTCGTGGCTCATTCCTCCCACGCATCCACATAGGCCAACGCATAAACGAAACTAACTGCATGCATGacaatataatacagataaacacatgataaagcttggcttattaaatattagatccctttcttcaaaagcactttttgtaaatgatatgttcactgaccataaactagatgtgctttgtctgacagaaacctggctaaaacaagatgattacattactttaaacgagtctacaccccaagattactgttacaaacatgaaccgcgtccaaaaggtaaagggggaggttgctacaatttatagaaatattttcagtatctctcagaggtcgggtttcaagtataattcgttcgaagtaatggtgcttcatataacgttatccaaagaaacaagtgttaatgataaatcctgtgatgtttgtacaggctactgtatacaggccaccagggcaccatacagactttattaaagaattttctgatcttctatcggagttagtgctgactgcagataaagtcctaatcgttggtgattttaatatccatgttgataatgacagagattcgttgggatcagcatttatagacattctaaactcaattggtgttaaacaacacgtgtcaggacctactcattgtcaaaatcatactctagatttaatactgtcacatggaattgatgtcagtggcattgaaattttgcagcagagcgatgatatctcagatcattatctagtctcctgtatattccatatagctaaagctgtaaagccaacttcttgttacaaatatggtagaaccattacctctaccacaaaagactgctttataaataatcttcctgacttatctcagttcctcagcatatccaatagctcagaacaacttgatgatgtaacaggaactatggactctctcttttctagcactttagatgcggttgctcctttacgcttaaggaagattaaggataagagtccaacaccgtggtataatgagcacactcgcgccctaaagagagcagcccggaaaatggagcgcagctggaggaaaactaaattagaggtatttcgtttagcttggcggaaagtaccctatcctacagaaaagcattaaaactgctagatctgattacttttcgtctcttctagaagaaaacaaacataacccggtatttattcaatacagtaactaaattaacgaaaaatcaagcatcaacaggtgttggcatttcccaagagcatagcagtaatgactttatgaactacttcacttccaagatcgatactatcagagataaaattgtatccctgcagccgtcagctacagtatcgcatcagatagcgcactatagacccctgaggaacaattccactcattctctactgtggagaggaagaattgtataaacttgttaaatcatctaaaccaacaacatgtatgttagacccgattccatctaaactactaaaagagctgcttccagaagtcatagatcctcttttggctattattaattcatcattgtcattaggatatgtccccaaaaccttcaaattggctgttattaagcctctcattaaaaaccacaacttgaccccaaagatctagttaattacagaccgatctcaaatctcccttttctgtcaaagatactagaaaggtagtatcctcacaattatattccttcctagagaaaatgatatctgtgaggaattccagtcaggatttagatcgtatcatagtactgagactgctctcattagagttacaaatgacctgcttctatcatctgatcgtggttgtatctctttattagttctactggatcttagcgctgcgttcgacactatcgaccacaacattcttttgaatagactagaaaactttgttggcattagtggaagtgccttagcatggttcaaatcgtacttatctgaccgccatcagttcgtagcagtgaatgaagaggtatcatatcaatcacaagtgcagtatggagtacctcaaggctcagtactagggccgttacttttcacgctctatatgttacccttgggagatattattaggagacatggtgttagctttcactgttatgctgatgatactcagctctatatttcttcgcccggtgaaacacaccaaattgagaaactaacggaatgcatagtcgatataaaaactggatgacgagtaatttttactgctaaattctgaaaaacagaggtgttaattatcggacctaaaaccccacatgtaacctagaacattatctaacacttgacggctgctctgtcaattcttcttcatcagtcaggaacctaggtgtgctgttcgacagcaatctgtcatttgaaagccatgtttctagcatctgtaaaactgcattttttcatctcaaaagcatatctaaattgcgaccaatgctctcaccgtcaaatgcagaaatgttaattcatgcgtttatgacctcaaggttagactattgtaatgctttattgggtggttgttctgcacgcttgatcaacaaactacagttagtccaaaatgcagcagctagagtccttactagaaccaggaaatatgaccatattagcccggttctgtcaacactgcactggctccctatcaagcatcggatagattttaaaatcttgttaattacttataaagccctgaatggtttagctcctcagtacttgagcgagctcttatcgcattatagtcctccacgtccgctgcgttctcaaaactccggccgtttgataatacctagaatatcaaaatcgactgcgggcggcagatcctattcctatttagcacccaaactctggaacaatctacctaacactgtttgggaggcagacacactctatcagtttaaatctagattaaagacccatctctttagcctggcttacacataacacattaatacgcttctattattcaaatccgttaaaggattgttaggctgcattaattagatcaaccgaaccgaacactccccataacacacgatgtactcgttacatcgtaagttgaatggcctctacgctaatatttgtctgtttctttcctagtctgtttctcagtccgtatccgatcagatggtggatcagcaccaagagatgatgtctacagccctgatcgtcagcggagaccaggacacccagatgacccccagagatatatccccagatatatcaaccaaaaattacaaaataactaaaatataataaaatacctaactacataatactactattgttagaaattgcaacaaaattaaaatagaaatataaacttttgaactgcgggtttcgtctggtcagaggagaactggcccccagactgagcctggtttctcccaaggtttttttctccattctgtcacagagggagttttggttccttgccgctgtcgcctctggcttgctcagttggggacacttaatttctagcgattatcgctgatttgattgcacagatactatttaagctaaactgagctagacaatgacatctctgaattcaataatgaaatgcctttaactgaaaattgagtgtttaatcttttcattatacattactgacactctatcctccaatttgatactgttaagtgctttgacacaatctgcattgtaaaagcgctatataaataaaggtgacttgacttgacttgacttttcattgtaaatgcatttaacccTCATGTGGTGTTCGAGTCATTTTTGACCGGAGAAGATTACATTTTTCccaaattttattataaaattgtattataaattttattttaaatacaattttttttttggatcattttcatacttttttggggttgatttttcaaaaatgaCCCGGCCTCAAAAAATTGCTTATAAACCTCTCATTATGCAATATTATCACCAAAGATTGGATTCTTCTTTTGTCAacttcttttctttcatttaggactggatTTGTATTCATATTTGCTTCTGATTAATCATAGGCCTCATATGAGAGTAGGCACCTCAttttttaagtgaaaaaaacattatttatgaataattttcacaatattaaataaaaactgatgaaaatttgcactgtttatcaCACTAGTGTACTTTAATGCTTAATCAGGGaatttgcttttaaatgcttttattttgtacaaaatggcacagtcacacttaaaaaaaataagcttttttattGTAGTCCCAATGTTATATTGAGTCACAACACAGATGAAagcatacaggtgcatctcaataaattagaatgtcgtcaaaaagttcattttttcttgtaagttatttcacaaagtgaaactttcatatattttagattcattgcatgtaaagtaaaacatttcaaaagttttttgttttaattttgatgattagagcttacagctcatgaaagtcaaaaatcagtatctcaaaatattagaatatttacatttgagtttcaataaatgaccatccctacagtataaattctgtgtatctcttgttctttgaaaccacaataatggagaagactgctgacttggcaatgatccagaagacgaacattgacaccctccacaaagagggtaagtcacagagggtaattactgaaaggtgtgcctgtttacagagtgctgtatcaaagcatattaaatgcaaagttgactggaaggaataatttgggtaggaaaaggtgcacaagcaacagggatgactgcaagtttgagaatactgtcaagcaaatctgattcaaacacttgtgagagcttcacaaggagagaactgaagccgtagtcagtgcatcaagagtcaccacgctcagacgtcttcaggaaaagggctaccaaaccacttctgaaacagaaacaacatcagaagcatcttacctgggctgtggagaaaaagaactggactgttgctcagcgGTCCAaagttctcttttcagatgaaagtaaattttgcatttcatttggaaatcaaggtcccagagtctggaggaagagtggcgaggcacagaatccatgtttcttgaagtccagtgtgaagtttccacagtctgtgatgatttgggctgccatgttatctgctggtgttggtccactgtgttttctgaagtccacagtcaacgcagccatctaccaggaaattttagagcattttatgcttccttctgttgacaagctt
This genomic stretch from Onychostoma macrolepis isolate SWU-2019 chromosome 25, ASM1243209v1, whole genome shotgun sequence harbors:
- the LOC131534150 gene encoding uncharacterized protein LOC131534150, producing MLEAGVVTPSASEWASPVVLVRKKDGGVRWCVDYRRLNSLTAKDAYPLPKIEECLDVLGGACVLSTLDLQSGYWQIAVDEMDRAKTAFITRYGLYEYTRMPFGLCNAPSTFQRAMELVLRGLQWEILLIYLDDIIILGKGVDESLDRLEAVFQRLFSYGLKLKPSKCHLLKEEVIFLGHVVTWNPPMSVHELKAFLGLCNYYRKFVPAFSELASPLNELLRKEAAFLWTEEHQNAFTQLKEKLTSAPVLGYPLVEGKYILDTDASNHSIGAVLSQLQWGEERVITYASTHLTPAQRRYCVTRRELLAVVCYTRQFRHYLLGKKFLLRTDHNSLTWLFRFKHPEGQLARWLEELCQYDFDIEHRAGKHNSNADAMSRCGGELSNICNCYQAGKSVSNLPCGGCKHCQKLHDHWERFEEDVDDVVPLAVRSIECATEEHVIDNPGAGDENRAAAELFETPRVNWLEAFSKEKLAQDQRADPDLSILHKWKEVGALPTKEDIVLKSPAVRKYWLCWPQVELHQGVLFYRWERPGRLSPSLLLLVPASMQTEVLQACHNPPQSGHLGEGKTLERLRQSFHWYGMGGDVHLYIQRCRHCNACKVAGPIKRAKLQNYQAGAPMDRIHIDILGPFPVSSSGNKYVLIIVDQFTRWVEAFPVPDQGAETTAKTLVYEFISRFGAPLELHTDQGRNFESSLFRNVCSLLQITKTRTTPYHPASNGQVERFNRTLLQMIRCYVNQNQKNWDEHLPLLTSAYRSSQHAVTGFTPNRLMLGREVYQPQDLWSGMAEQRSDSLEVPDFLYNLEKGLRDAHDVAREHLQTAQQRQKKVYDLRAQERKYVVGDLVYMRDSTKKKGQSPKLQAPWKGPLVISACCGPVLYEVQGLRQKRIMHHDRLKPYDCEVIPTKVRRQRSEILQKSKGTPDNPIMQEPLHEPEPPSSQGSSETESISSDPEPQENQDKERKRQPAARRRRKKLGVGLMSDIGEQETIKKTHKGREIRKPARYNS